One genomic segment of Mytilus galloprovincialis chromosome 5, xbMytGall1.hap1.1, whole genome shotgun sequence includes these proteins:
- the LOC143074564 gene encoding uncharacterized protein LOC143074564 gives MAGLTVFILSLVYFSTIVSTSGFPDLEFNCSRGQIQNIFGVGIQEQAVVIDFRNGTMCHISDGTCKWQNMYQKLYVMYDKKETNSKIVAGRPYYYELECQSGGYVARATAVPFVVGSTSPSYMHKVLQVAPSYRPGIVIKINKDKKELSAAVHLGELLSLTIKGPANTRVIPMGCNAASKNYLYLLWNNTVCRSFDQAIMEDTWTLANESISIDMYAFRFVDSSIVTIECSAFICPSSDSACISAVNTCQPKSDRRRRSSNIETHHQHKYNEDSSSVSFTVADSFVNANGSEGVSWDIILYLTAVIITMCGLGRE, from the exons ATGGCAGGATTAACAGTTTTTATTCTATCTTTG gtttatttttcaacaatagTTTCAACATCAGGTTTTCCCGATTTGGAATTTA ATTGCTCAAGGggacaaattcaaaacatttttggTGTCGGAATACAGGAGCAGGCAGTGGTAATTGACTTTCGAAATGGGACAATGTGTCATATTTCTGATGGAACCTGCAAGTGGCAA AACATGTATCAAAAACTGTATGTGATGTATGACAAGAAAGAGACGAACTCAAAGATTGTGGCCGGCCGTCCATATTATTATGAATTGGAATGCCAATCTGGTGGTTACGTTGCAAGAGCTACTGCTGTTCCCTTTGTTGTAGG GTCAACATCGCCTTCGTATATGCATAAAGTGTTACAAGTAGCACCTTCATACAGACCAGGAATCGtaattaaaattaacaaagatAAAAAAGAACTATCAGCTGCAGTACATTTAGGAGAATTGTTATCCTTAACAATAAAAGGACCCG CAAACACCAGAGTTATTCCTATGGGATGTAACGCTGCAAGCAAGAATTATTTATACCTTCTATGGAACAA CACTGTATGTAGATCCTTTGATCAGGCTATAATGGAGGATACGTGGACACTTGCTAATGAATCAATATCGATAGACATGTATGCTTTTCGTTTTGTTGATTCAAGCATTGTTACAATTGAATGCTCCGCTTTCATTTGTCCATCATCTGATTCAGCATGCATCAGTGCAGTAAAC ACCTGTCAACCAAAATCAGACAGACGGAGACGTAGCTCAAACATAGAAACTCACCATCAACATAAATACAATGAAGACTCTTCAtctgtatcatttactgttgctGATAGCTTTGTTAATGCAAATGGAAGTGAAG GAGTATCTTGGGACATCATCCTGTATCTTACAGCAGTGATTATCACCATGTGTGGCCTTGGAAGAGAGTGA